A single window of Athene noctua chromosome 1, bAthNoc1.hap1.1, whole genome shotgun sequence DNA harbors:
- the SLC29A1 gene encoding equilibrative nucleoside transporter 1 — protein MTARDGPQDRYKAVWLIFFILGLGTLLPWNFFMTARKYFISRLEDPEETGYFSNQTNEAALSPSYLQSMFDNFMTLCAMVPLLIFTCLNSFIHQRIPQQIRISGSLVAIGLVFLVTAIMVKVAMEPLPFFIFTMISIVFINSFGAILQSSLFGLAGLLPASYTAPIMSGQGLAGTFAALAMIFSIAIGAQQPESFIGYFTTACVVIVLAMFSYILLPRMDFFRYYSMKDKTEYRVYNAELETKRDLIKKDEPNGMEQNNSKIIPIHNPDEKPSVIAIFKKLWVMAVSVCFVFTVTIGVFPSITAKVSTVLGEGNRWGLYFIPVSCFLLFNIFDWTGRSLTALFTWPGKDSCLLPVMVVLRVIFIPLFMLCNVQPRDYLPVVFSHDAWYIIFMIFFSISNGYLASLCMCFGPKKVLAHEAETAGAVMAFFLSLGLALGAAISFLFQMLI, from the exons ATGACAGCAAGAGATGGGCCCCAAGATAG GTACAAGGCTGTCTGGCTGATCTTCTTCATCCTTGGCCTGGGAACGCTGCTGCCATGGAATTTCTTCATGACTGCCAGGAAG TATTTCATCAGCCGCCTTGAGGACCCAGAGGAGACAGGCTACTTCTCGAACCAGACCAATGAGGCTGCCTTGTCCCCCTCCTACCTGCAGTCCATGTTTGACAACTTCATGACTCTCTGCGCCATGGTGCCCCTCCTCATCTTCACCTGCCTCAACTCCTTCATCCACCAGCG GATTCCCCAGCAGATCCGCATCTCAGGCAGCCTGGTGGCCATTGGGCTGGTGTTTTTAGTCACCGCGATCATGGTGAAGGTTGCCATGGAGCCCCTTCCCTTCTTCATCTTTACTATGATCAGCATTGTCTTCATCAACT CCTTTGGTGCCATCCTCCAGAGCAGCCTCTTTGGGCTGGCAGGGCTTCTGCCTGCCAGCTACACAGCTCCCATCATGAGTGGGCAGGGCTTGGCAGGCACCTTTGCCGCTTTGGCGATGATCTTCAGTATTGCCA TTGGTGCCCAGCAACCTGAGAGCTTCATCGGTTACTTCACCACAGCCTGTGTGGTGATCGTGCTGGCAATGTTCTCCTACATCCTTCTGCCTCGCATG GATTTCTTCCGATACTACTCCATGAAGGACAAGACAGAGTACCGTGTGTACAATGCAGAGCTGGAGACCAAGAGAGACCTGATTAAGAAAG ATGAGCCTAATGGGATGGAGCAGAATAACTCAAAGATCATCCCAATCCACAACCCTGATGAGAAGCCTTCGGTCATTGCGATTTTTAAGAAG CTCTGGGTCATGGCTGTGTCTGTCTGCTTCGTCTTCACTGTCACCATCGGCGTCTTTCCTTCCATCACAGCTAAGGTGTCCACTGTCCTCGGAGAGGGAAACAGATGGG GTCTCTACTTCATTCCTGTCTCTTGCTTCCTGCTCTTCAATATCTTTGACTGGACAGGACGGAGTCTCACTGCCCTCTTCACATGG CCCGGgaaagacagctgcctcctgccagTGATGGTGGTCCTCCGCGTCATCTTTATCCCTCTTTTCATGCTGTGCAATGTGCAGCCCCGTGACTATCTGCCTGTCGTATTCTCTCATGACGCCTGGTACATCATCTTCATGATCTTCTTCTCCATCTCCAACGGCTACCTGGCCAGCCTCTGCATGTGCTTCGGGCCCAA GAAAGTGCTTGCCCACGAAGCAGAGACAGCTGGAGCTGTCATGGCCTTTTTCCTGTCGCTGGGCTTGGCCCTAGGAGCTGCCATCTCCTTTCTGTTCCAAATGCTTATTTAG